A region of the Apium graveolens cultivar Ventura chromosome 6, ASM990537v1, whole genome shotgun sequence genome:
tcatactcatttcatattcactctgcataagttttgagaatctttgacatagcttttcattagtagaaccacaaatgatatcatccatatagatttgtactaggatcatatcaccaccatgctgcttgtagaagaaagtcttgtcaattgttcctctagtgaatccatgtttaagaaaaaattctgatattgtgtcataccaagctctaggtgcttgctttaatccatatagagccttgagtaatttgtatacaaagtttggaaattatggatcttcaaagccaggtggttatTGCACATAAAATTCTTCTTCCAACTCTgcattaaggaatgcactcttcacatccatttgatacactttagAGTTTGAGTGTGCagtaaatgcaagaaagatccttattgcttcaagtcttgcaactggagaaaaagtttcatcataatcaattcatttCTCCTGCGAGTAGCCTTTCACAACCAACtttgctttgtttcttgtcacaattcattttcatccatcttattcctgtacacccactttgttctaattatacttctgttctttggtgcaggaactaacttccaaactttgtttctttcaaactgatttagctcttcttacATAGCatatatccaatcaggatcaagtagagttttctcagttttcttgggttcaatttgtgaaagaaagcatgcatgtagacattcattgGCAGTTGTACTCCTAATCCTCACACcagcattgggatcaccaataattgcatctgtAGTGTGACTCTTATCCCACTTTCTGGTACGATTTGGTTGAGTTgagttttctgcattttcttcacaatTAGCATGACTTGCAGAGCTTTCTTCTCTTCCCCCTGAAACtgtgctatcaaatttaggtgtttgagatgagttttcattctcatgattcacttgctcagttgactcttcatttgttttgttgcttgtgttgatttcagcttcatcttcagaatcactatcaatgttcaaATTTTCAAACCTAAGGGTTTCAGCTTCACTTTCATCAAGGCACTCCAATCCTGGTAAAGTAATAGAGGAAGTtaacttcaatatcaattagaattagaattgatcgacccaataattagaattgaaataattaaataagggtaaTAAAGTAATTTCACCAAGTACCGACggactaccaaacttttaatgtttcgtatagtataaatagatatatatactagcctataacacgtgcgatgcacggattgcttttaacactcgaataatttttaataatatattttatcttaaaattattaatatattaatatagattttcaatagttgaaaaataaattgaaaaacaTTATAAGTTATAATAGTATATGTTTTATGATAATTTGAAatttgactgaaaataaataatataatatgaTATATGTTGTTCACGGGACTCGAATCTTGAACATttagaaattgttaaaaataaagaatataaaaatttaaatataatataatattggCGGGATTCGAACCCTAAACCTATAAAtccagtttaaatattaatataatattattttattattccatCCTAGAGTTTCATCTATTTTTTCTCTAGACTAGTTTATAGCCCGTGCTTTGTACACGGGTATTTcgaaaattatttaattaaataaataaatttataattaaaattgaataatataattctgaaaaattaagTTATTTATATAATACTTTCGTTACATAagttatttttatattatatattttatgagattaattctataaatagatttgtcaaaatttaaagtttacttcaaatttgtattaaaaacttaccataaataatataattcatatttataattgtattgcaaaatttctataattaaaatggatcataataaatatatggattttttataaacataatatggataccaaacctaaaaatggatagtccactgggtcaaattaaagttaaaaattataTTTGAGCCAAAATATGGATACCAAACCTTAAGAAAGGGTTATCTAgcaatttataatatatagatttaattaaataaataaataaatttataattaaaattgaataatataattctgaaaaattaagTTATTTATATAATACTTTCGTTACATAagttatttttatattatatattttatgagattatttctataaatagatttgtcaaaatttaaagtttacttcaaatttgtattaaaaacttACCATAAATAATACAATTCATATTTATAATTGTATTGTAAAGTTTCTATAATTAAAATGGGTCATAATAAATATATGAATCTTTTATTAACCTAATATGGATATCAAACATAAAAATGAATAATGCACTAAatcaaattaaagttaaaaattataTCTGAGTCAAAATATGGATATCAAATCTTAGAAAAAGGTTATCCATCAATTTATAATAGATAGATATGACGTTATTATATGTAACAACCGACCAAAGGGTGTTTATAAAagtatggtatatatatatgcgtgAGGAGATGAGATGAGATGACGCAATAACATTAAGGGGGTGGtcatggaagaagaaagaaaatcAATGGCGGTGGTGGTTGGGCTGATAGAGAAGGCCACCAATTCAATAGAGCCCAATATTGATCCACGGCTCCTCAAGTCCATCAAATCTCTCGTCCGCTTTTCTGATTCGGAGCTCCGAATTGCTACTCATACCCTAACCAACCTCATGAAACGAGACCATTCTCAggtttccttctttttctattatttttttcTTTCAATTCAATTTCACTTTGTGGTTTTCGTTATTTCATTTCTCTATTTTTTATTCAAAGTTTGCAACTTTAatttagtttttttaaaaaaaaaattgggtGTCATTTGTTATGAATTTGATTCAACTACTTTAATTTttcttatgaaaaaattaattTTGTGTTTTTATGATTTGCACATTTCTTTAAATAATATTGTGGCTGAAATTATGGTCTTATACGTTCCAAACAATTGCTCTTGTTGTATAATTCTTGGTTGCCTAAATGATTGTGGGATGAATAAGAATTTCGAGATGATTATTTCCCAGCTTTGAATTTGTGAATTATCTTGTTTTAATGAGTTCAAATTTAGGTATTTGTTTTGGGTTTTATGTTAGTTTGTTATGTAGTAGTAGCATTTTACATATCTTATTGGAGGCCGTGATTGTGCAATGGCAATGGAACTTTGGTTTGGATTGGTTGACAATTGAGATGAAGTGAATGTGATGATAAGAGGTGAAAAAAGAAGAAAGGTCAAGTGTCAATTACATGTTGAGGAATATTCCCATATAAGTGGATTGAATTTTAATTGTTTATTTATACCAACTCGGATTAGAATTAGCATAATACAAGTTACGTTAACTATTAGATTCGTATTGAGGATAAAACAATCATATAATTTGTAATTATCACTAGTTTATGGGTTCAGAATGTTTAAGGTCCTTGGTTTACTCTGGTTAAAATACAAACTTAATGGATGCTTGCTTTTGTTTCCATGCACACTTTTAAGTATATTTGATCTGCAAATATTTTTTTCCACTACTTCCTTTCCCTTGAGAAAGAACAAaaagttattttttttaaaaccaaaattGTTTCCTTTATATTTTTACTGGTGTGTCTGAATTTTAATATACCAGCTGGGCCTTTGGGGACTACTAATGTCTAATTGTATTTTGCTTGTAGTGAGTATAAATTACTGATGAATCTTCAACTTTAATATGTACTTGGGTTTTTCAGGTAAGGTATCTTGCACTTCTCATAATTGATGAATTATTCATGCGTTCAAAGCTTTTTAGAACCCTTCTTGTTGAGAACTTGGATCAGTTGTTAAGTTTAAGTGTTGGATTCAGAAGAAATTTGCCACTTCCTGCTCCACCAGCTGTCGCATCTCTTCTGCGTTCGAAGGCCATAGAAATCCTCGAAAAGTGGAACACCGCCTTTGGGGTTCATTATAGACAGCTCAGATTAGGTTATGACTACCTTAAGAACACCCTCAGGTTTCAATTCCCTAATCTGCAAGCAAATGCAGCTCGAATTCAGCAGCAGAGAAGTGAAAGGGAGACGAAGACAAAAGAGATCCTGCTGAATAAATTTGAAGTTCTGAAAGAAAATTTTCCAACAATCAAGGATGAAATACAGTCTACAATTGACGAAATTGGAGAATGCTTGGATATAATTAGATCCAAAGATGAGGATATGTCATTGGTTCCTATAGATGATGAAGAGATGGAAGAATTTCGCAACTCTGAACTGCGGCAGATCCGTTTTAATTCAATAAAAGAAGGAGAGAAGGTTCATGAAAATAGCGAGAATAAAGTGGTTTTTGATGCTTTGAGGGAATTGTACAAGCTATTAGTGACCAAGCATTTAGTTATTGTGCTAGAGTGGATATCTGTTCTCATAAGGGTTGAAACATCAGAGAACAGGTTCAGGGATTCTATGTTAAAGGAGTTCATTGACATTCGCAACTGTGTCCAATCAGTAAAGAAGAAATGCGAGGAATCAGGGTGTATTCTTCCAAACACTAAAAAGCAAGAGGAAGATGACTTTTGGGAAGAGGGACGTGTTGAGGAATATGGTAATGGGAGAACGAGCCCACCCAGTAAGATAAGCGAGGATACTTCTATTGCATCTACATCTCAGGAGAAAATAGAATATGTTGGACATGATAAGAGAAGATCAAATGGCAACGACAAGCCAAATCATGAAGGTAACAAAACTGACGTGGATCCTCTGAAGAGTAAACTTTTAGCTGAAGCTCCAGTCATGAACTATGGTTCGTTTTTGGATAATTGGGGTTCAAATCGGGATTTTATGGCTCACCAAAGGGGATTGGAACTTGAAAGTCACTGGGGGAGAGTAGACTACAATCAAGTTATTCCGGCTGCGAAAATAGCGGAGTTGAATGTTCAGACAACTCTTTACAGTGAAGAGCCTGTTGAAATCCAGGAATGTCATGCACCATTAAGAAAAGGGGGACTATGTCGGAGAAGAGACCAGAGAGTTTGTCCATTCCATGGTCCCATTGTTTGTCGAGATAATGAAGGCAAACCAATATATCAAACATCTTCAGTGGAGACAATTGCTCTGGATTTAGGGAAAGACGTAGTGGAACAATTGGCACAACAAGCTATTAGTAATGTAAGAAAAAAAGACCAAGAGGAAGAAAAGAAGAAAGAACATGATAAAAAGTCTTTGAAGCGAGCTAGGCGTGCAAAAGTTCGGGAACACAATGATGCCGTTTTACGAGATGCTGCCCTTGCGTCAACTTCAGGATCCCAACACTTTGGCGAGGACATGGAGACAACAGGTGGAAGATCATCTACTGGAAACAAAAAACAAACCCTAGCATCGATGCTGAAAAAGAAAGTAACTGTTAAAGATAGATTATCTCAGAGGCTTTTGAACACGCGCGTTAGGGACTCTACAACAAAACAGCTGACACTGGGAGAGGATGCGAAATACAGAGAGGCCTTTCCGAATCAGTGGTGAAAATAAGGCACTTCTGTCGACATATAGCTTTCTATTATTTAGATGGCAAATATCTTGAAGCAGTGTGTGTAAGGCTATTACGTAGTTTCTAGTATCTAGTCGTTAGACATATCTATgggattttttttcaaaagtttGCAAAAGAGAGTAGTATCAGTATTTATCACAGACTTGTAGTTGAACTGTAACCATGATGCTTCTTTGTAATGGTGTACACTGAATTAATTTGTTTACATGTAACCACTACTGACTACTTGTTAGCATAAATAAATAAAGAACACTGCTTTTACAATGATCCTTTATTGTAGTTTATTGACATGCTAAATTAACGGTAGCAGATTTAGTATTGGATTCTCTTTTTGACTTGGAGAGGTTCCACAGTTCCACTGAGCATTTGGAGAGACAGTTTATGTATTCAAGGTCCAACCTTGATTTGACATTTTTTTTGCCTTAATTCTTTGGACCATTTGGGACACCCTCGCTCAAAAGATGAAAAAGGCAAATATCAAACCTGATACATTTTGACAAAACACATGTTGTATTGTCACAACTTTTGTTACTTAATTAAAATATGTGCTCAATTTTTTAGAGCAACTCCAATAGTGGTCTATaggtccaaatttggaccgatttcggtccaaatttggaccgattTCGGTCCAAATTCACTCAAGAATGGCCTAAAtctcggtccaaatttggaccgatgAATAGTGTCGGTCCAAACGGTTCAAATTtgaataatattaaaataatagcTTTTCACTTTTTCTTGTTTAGTTTATTAGattatattttgatttaaaatatgtaTAAATGTAATTaactaatattataatatatttactatttttttttattttttgtattaacaaatactaaaatataattaaataaaatatacttGCATTTCttaatttcaaattaaaaataCATTTAAAACATATTAAATAAGGATTACAACAC
Encoded here:
- the LOC141666654 gene encoding UV-stimulated scaffold protein A homolog; the protein is MEEERKSMAVVVGLIEKATNSIEPNIDPRLLKSIKSLVRFSDSELRIATHTLTNLMKRDHSQVRYLALLIIDELFMRSKLFRTLLVENLDQLLSLSVGFRRNLPLPAPPAVASLLRSKAIEILEKWNTAFGVHYRQLRLGYDYLKNTLRFQFPNLQANAARIQQQRSERETKTKEILLNKFEVLKENFPTIKDEIQSTIDEIGECLDIIRSKDEDMSLVPIDDEEMEEFRNSELRQIRFNSIKEGEKVHENSENKVVFDALRELYKLLVTKHLVIVLEWISVLIRVETSENRFRDSMLKEFIDIRNCVQSVKKKCEESGCILPNTKKQEEDDFWEEGRVEEYGNGRTSPPSKISEDTSIASTSQEKIEYVGHDKRRSNGNDKPNHEGNKTDVDPLKSKLLAEAPVMNYGSFLDNWGSNRDFMAHQRGLELESHWGRVDYNQVIPAAKIAELNVQTTLYSEEPVEIQECHAPLRKGGLCRRRDQRVCPFHGPIVCRDNEGKPIYQTSSVETIALDLGKDVVEQLAQQAISNVRKKDQEEEKKKEHDKKSLKRARRAKVREHNDAVLRDAALASTSGSQHFGEDMETTGGRSSTGNKKQTLASMLKKKVTVKDRLSQRLLNTRVRDSTTKQLTLGEDAKYREAFPNQW